The DNA window TCCCGCCGGGCGGGGAGCCGAACACCTCCACCCGGCCGCTCACCACCGGCATGAGCCCCATGATCGTGCGCATCAGCGTCGTCTTGCCGGCTCCGTTGGGTCCGACGATGCCCACGAACCCGCCCGCGTGCACGTCGAAGTTGATGTCGTGCAGCACGCAACGGCCATCGAGCTCCACCGTCACGCCGCTCAGGCCGACTACCACCTTGTCGTGGTTCAATTGCGTTTCCCTTGCAGTGCCTGTCCGAAGGCGCGGGCATTGAACCGCATCAGATCCTCGTAGCTGTCGCGCGCCGGATCGCCCGGGTCGCCCACCGGATCCACCACCACCGTTCCGGCGCCGAACTCCGCGGCGATGGTCTGCGCCACTCGGGGATTCAGTTGCGGCTCCACGAGGATGGCCCCGACACCCGCCGCGCGGGCATCCCGCACCAAGGTGGCGACTTCCCTGGGA is part of the Deltaproteobacteria bacterium genome and encodes:
- a CDS encoding ATP-binding cassette domain-containing protein, with amino-acid sequence MLHDINFDVHAGGFVGIVGPNGAGKTTLMRTIMGLMPVVSGRVEVFGSPPGG